Proteins from a genomic interval of Diaphorobacter sp. HDW4A:
- a CDS encoding YqjD family protein, with protein MKFSNRNAPGALGGIEQLLSDLGSLLSSKELDSVPQIRDVRQRLNDGVTHVRDTVASAAEETANRTREAARMGNEYAHDEPWRVAGVALAVGAVIGFCLAKR; from the coding sequence ATGAAATTTTCAAACCGCAACGCTCCCGGCGCACTTGGCGGAATAGAACAGTTGTTGAGTGACCTGGGGAGCCTGTTGTCCAGCAAGGAGCTGGACTCCGTCCCACAGATTCGCGACGTACGCCAACGCTTGAACGATGGAGTGACACATGTGCGCGACACCGTGGCAAGCGCTGCAGAGGAGACCGCCAATCGCACCCGCGAGGCCGCACGCATGGGCAATGAATATGCACACGATGAGCCGTGGCGGGTGGCAGGAGTGGCACTTGCTGTCGGCGCTGTCATTGGGTTCTGTCTCGCAAAGCGATAA
- a CDS encoding PRC-barrel domain-containing protein, which yields MNTPNTIHSIISSEKVRGTNVYNPAAEKLGSIDELMIDKISGRVRYAVMEFGGFLGIGTDRYPLPWDTLNYDTEMGGYVVALAKEQLENAPRYESSDVPEYTDEYGRRVYDYYGVPYL from the coding sequence ATGAACACACCCAACACCATCCACAGCATCATTTCCTCCGAGAAGGTTCGCGGCACGAACGTGTACAACCCCGCAGCAGAAAAACTCGGCTCCATCGATGAGCTGATGATCGACAAGATCTCCGGCCGCGTGCGCTATGCCGTCATGGAATTCGGTGGATTTCTGGGCATCGGCACGGACCGCTATCCTCTGCCCTGGGACACACTGAACTACGACACTGAAATGGGCGGTTACGTGGTGGCACTTGCCAAAGAGCAGCTGGAGAATGCGCCACGGTATGAGAGCAGCGATGTTCCGGAATACACCGACGAGTATGGCCGCCGCGTTTACGACTACTACGGCGTTCCGTATCTTTGA
- a CDS encoding CsbD family protein yields MNEDTIKGNWKQFKGKIKEQWGKLTDDDLDVINGQREQLVGRIQERDGIAQDEAERQVKKWESDNKYNW; encoded by the coding sequence ATGAATGAGGACACTATCAAGGGAAATTGGAAGCAATTCAAAGGAAAGATCAAAGAGCAATGGGGCAAACTCACCGACGATGATCTGGACGTTATCAACGGACAGCGCGAGCAACTCGTTGGAAGAATCCAGGAGCGCGATGGCATCGCTCAAGACGAGGCTGAGCGACAAGTGAAAAAATGGGAATCCGACAACAAATACAACTGGTGA
- a CDS encoding LysR substrate-binding domain-containing protein, with amino-acid sequence MRYELTDLRLFLEIAQAGSLTAGASAVFITPSAASYRLKNLEQAMGTPLFERTSRGMELTPAGDAVLTHVRELFEGIERMQGDVSRFISGIKGHVRLVANSSSLNGFVTQTLGRFLVAYPGIDADVDERQSETIPSAVLAREADIGIFAGGTDVEGLTVHPYAVDRLVIVTPRDHVLAAQHSIRLGAALDFDFVSMNRTSSNYLFLRDTAAKYGKNVRTRLHAHGFEAVLSLVAAGVGVAMVPSGVLANRQQSAQLAVIELDEPWALRELNLVVRKDARFPNFITACMNFLLEDPVVAATRTPLPRTKDE; translated from the coding sequence ATGCGTTACGAACTTACCGATCTCCGACTCTTTCTGGAAATTGCTCAGGCCGGTAGCCTGACTGCTGGAGCGTCTGCCGTCTTCATCACTCCGTCAGCGGCAAGCTATCGCCTCAAGAATTTGGAGCAAGCCATGGGAACGCCGCTGTTCGAGCGCACCTCGCGTGGCATGGAGCTGACGCCTGCCGGGGATGCCGTGCTGACGCATGTGCGCGAGCTGTTTGAGGGTATCGAGCGCATGCAGGGCGACGTGAGCCGTTTCATCTCGGGCATCAAGGGCCATGTGCGGCTAGTGGCCAACAGCAGTTCGCTCAACGGCTTCGTGACGCAGACGCTGGGGCGCTTTCTCGTGGCGTATCCCGGCATCGATGCAGACGTGGACGAGCGCCAGAGCGAGACCATTCCGTCGGCGGTGCTGGCGCGCGAGGCCGACATCGGCATCTTCGCGGGTGGCACGGACGTGGAGGGGCTGACGGTGCACCCCTATGCGGTCGACCGACTGGTGATCGTCACCCCGCGTGACCATGTGCTGGCTGCACAGCACAGCATTCGGCTGGGCGCGGCGCTGGATTTTGACTTCGTCAGCATGAACCGCACGAGTAGCAACTACCTGTTCCTGCGCGACACGGCGGCCAAGTATGGCAAGAATGTGCGCACGCGCCTGCATGCGCATGGCTTTGAAGCGGTGTTGTCGCTGGTGGCCGCCGGAGTGGGGGTGGCGATGGTGCCCAGCGGCGTGCTGGCGAACCGACAGCAGTCTGCGCAGCTCGCGGTGATTGAGCTGGATGAGCCTTGGGCGCTGCGCGAGTTGAATCTGGTGGTACGCAAGGATGCGCGGTTTCCGAATTTCATCACCGCCTGTATGAACTTCCTGCTCGAAGACCCGGTGGTGGCCGCCACGCGCACGCCGCTGCCGCGCACAAAAGACGAATAG
- a CDS encoding tripartite tricarboxylate transporter substrate binding protein — MAFSRSDKARSIGCALALGWIALSAPVGSAFAQAGNYPAKPVTIVVAFPPGGMTDIVSRALAKELSQNLKQPFIIDNRPGVAGQVGTEYVAKQHADGYTLLVGATGYVIAPAMKKVGYDPLKSLEPVAVLAKSPNLIVVNPKVPAKTLPEFLAWAKTQSNIPFGTAGAAGSTHLGGEWLRTLTGYAFVHVPYKGAAPATNDAVAGQIPMAVQDSMSVSSFITTGRLRPIATMSAERSKLFPDLPTMQEAGFKGFDVYTWLGLYAPAGTPAPIVTMLNKEINKIMNSPEMVERLRLQYSEPLGVMDLAQTRKFVEGEVNKWKAVVQQTGVKADD, encoded by the coding sequence ATGGCATTTTCGCGTTCGGACAAGGCGCGCTCCATCGGCTGTGCCCTGGCATTGGGGTGGATAGCCCTGTCGGCACCGGTCGGTTCGGCCTTTGCGCAGGCCGGAAATTACCCCGCCAAACCCGTCACGATCGTGGTGGCTTTCCCGCCGGGGGGCATGACGGACATCGTCAGCCGTGCGCTTGCCAAGGAACTGTCGCAGAACCTCAAACAGCCATTCATCATCGACAACCGCCCCGGCGTCGCGGGCCAGGTTGGCACGGAATATGTGGCCAAGCAGCATGCCGATGGCTACACGCTGCTGGTGGGTGCGACCGGGTATGTGATTGCCCCGGCGATGAAGAAGGTGGGCTATGACCCGCTCAAGAGCCTAGAGCCCGTGGCGGTGCTGGCCAAGTCGCCCAACCTGATCGTCGTGAATCCCAAGGTACCGGCCAAGACGCTGCCCGAATTCCTCGCCTGGGCCAAGACGCAGTCGAACATTCCGTTCGGCACGGCGGGTGCGGCTGGCTCCACCCATCTGGGGGGCGAATGGCTGCGCACGCTCACCGGCTATGCCTTCGTGCATGTGCCCTACAAGGGCGCGGCACCGGCGACCAACGATGCGGTGGCGGGACAGATTCCGATGGCGGTGCAGGATTCGATGAGCGTCTCATCATTCATCACCACGGGCCGACTGCGCCCGATTGCCACCATGTCCGCCGAGCGCAGCAAGCTGTTCCCTGATCTGCCGACGATGCAGGAAGCTGGTTTCAAGGGTTTTGACGTCTACACCTGGCTGGGCCTCTACGCCCCGGCCGGAACGCCAGCGCCCATCGTGACGATGCTGAACAAGGAGATCAACAAGATCATGAACTCGCCCGAGATGGTCGAGCGCCTGCGCCTGCAATACAGCGAACCGCTCGGTGTGATGGATCTGGCGCAGACGCGCAAGTTCGTCGAGGGCGAAGTCAACAAGTGGAAGGCCGTGGTGCAGCAGACCGGAGTGAAGGCCGATGACTGA
- a CDS encoding Zn-ribbon domain-containing OB-fold protein: MTDAAPTESNVGAPQSAAASACDKRYFDALAQGRFEIPQCRDCGKFHFYPRVCCPHCGSQALDWVAPSGDGTVYSVTIVRAREGADYTVVLVNLDEGPRLMSRVVDMPVDEVRIGMPVRARIDVTDEGPLLVFVARGGAA, from the coding sequence ATGACTGACGCAGCACCTACCGAATCCAACGTGGGCGCGCCGCAGTCCGCAGCGGCCTCCGCCTGCGACAAGCGCTATTTCGATGCGCTGGCGCAGGGGCGCTTCGAGATTCCACAATGCCGTGATTGCGGAAAATTCCATTTCTATCCGCGCGTGTGCTGCCCGCATTGCGGTTCGCAGGCGCTGGACTGGGTCGCGCCGAGCGGCGATGGCACAGTCTATTCCGTGACCATCGTGCGGGCCCGCGAGGGCGCCGACTACACGGTGGTGCTGGTCAATTTGGACGAGGGCCCGCGCCTGATGAGCCGCGTGGTCGACATGCCCGTGGACGAGGTGCGCATCGGCATGCCGGTGCGTGCGCGCATCGATGTGACTGATGAAGGTCCGCTGCTGGTGTTCGTAGCGCGGGGAGGTGCAGCATGA
- a CDS encoding thiolase, whose translation MSSSDSTRGSIAILGTGLAGMGHAGGASEQEIIAKASCMAIERSGLRKSDIDGIITSSLISPWWVMRMAEYLGIRPRFSDSTMFGGSAFIADLKIAQMAIDAGECENVLICYGSTPRSAPSSSRVNQMRAELDPQPYEHPYKAFNPVSSYSLAAARHMYEYGTTRKQLAEVAVAARKWAQLNPDAFSKKPLSVDDVINAKMISDPLTVLDCCLVTDGAGAIVVSSAKRAKERHAKPIYVLGSGFAHWHRQISCMEDLTITPAQESGSKAFAQAGLIPADVDVVELYDAFTINPILFLEDLGFCRKGEGGAFIEGGRIEPGGAFPMNTNGGGLSCVHPGMYSIFLIIEAVTQLRAEGHARQVKGAEVALVHGNGGVLSSQATAILSSSL comes from the coding sequence ATGAGTTCTTCGGATTCGACACGTGGATCCATCGCGATTCTGGGCACCGGCCTCGCAGGCATGGGCCATGCGGGCGGCGCGAGCGAGCAGGAGATCATCGCCAAGGCGTCCTGCATGGCGATCGAACGCAGCGGGCTGCGCAAGTCCGACATCGACGGCATCATCACTTCGAGCCTCATTTCGCCCTGGTGGGTGATGCGCATGGCCGAGTATCTGGGCATTCGCCCGCGCTTTTCCGACAGCACCATGTTCGGCGGATCGGCCTTCATCGCCGATCTGAAGATCGCGCAGATGGCCATCGATGCGGGCGAGTGCGAGAACGTGCTGATCTGCTACGGCAGCACGCCGCGCAGCGCGCCGAGCAGCTCGCGCGTCAACCAGATGCGCGCCGAGCTTGATCCGCAGCCCTACGAGCATCCCTACAAGGCGTTCAACCCGGTGTCGAGCTATTCGCTGGCCGCTGCACGCCACATGTACGAGTACGGCACCACCCGCAAGCAGCTCGCCGAAGTGGCGGTGGCGGCGCGCAAGTGGGCGCAACTCAATCCGGATGCGTTCTCGAAGAAACCGCTGTCGGTGGACGACGTGATCAACGCCAAGATGATCTCGGACCCGCTCACGGTGCTGGACTGCTGCCTCGTTACCGACGGCGCGGGGGCCATCGTCGTGTCGTCGGCCAAACGAGCGAAGGAGCGCCATGCCAAGCCGATCTACGTGCTCGGCAGCGGATTTGCACATTGGCACCGCCAGATCTCGTGCATGGAAGACCTCACCATCACACCCGCTCAGGAATCGGGCAGCAAGGCTTTCGCGCAGGCGGGACTCATTCCGGCCGACGTGGATGTGGTGGAGCTGTATGACGCGTTCACCATCAACCCGATTCTGTTCCTCGAAGACCTCGGCTTTTGCAGGAAGGGCGAGGGCGGTGCGTTCATCGAGGGCGGCCGCATCGAGCCTGGCGGCGCCTTCCCGATGAACACCAACGGCGGTGGACTGTCCTGCGTGCACCCGGGCATGTACAGCATCTTCTTGATCATCGAGGCGGTGACGCAGTTGCGCGCCGAGGGACATGCCCGCCAGGTCAAGGGCGCGGAAGTGGCGCTGGTGCACGGCAACGGCGGCGTGCTGTCGAGCCAGGCGACGGCGATTCTGTCGTCATCGCTGTGA